AGCGCCGGTGAGGGCCGCGGCGGCTCCGCCGGCCACTACAGTGCAATAAGAATGGATCGAGCGACGGGGAGCAATGCTATGCATGGCATAAAGACACAGCTGTTGCAGTGGTTAATAGTACGAATCCCATCCCGAGTCATGTTTCTGGGGATCGTTTTATCGGCTATTGCCGGGTGTGCCATCGTTGAAAAGCCTAAGACAGAGGCCGTAGATAAGGTACCCGTCCTGGCGGCGGAACCCTCCGTGCCGGCGGGTCCGGTGGTGGCGCCGCTTATGGATGGCCGGACGGGATTCATCATCACGGAAACACCCAGTATGGATGCAGAGGGGCGGAGGGATTTCGAGCACGCCCTCGCGATGATGAAAAACCAGGACTATGAAAAGGCCATCGAACTTATGGAAAAGGTGATCGAGAGGTCACCGGGAGTCACGGCGCCTTACGTCGACATTGCCATTGCCTATAAGCAAATCGACCAGTTGGAGCATGCTGAAAAGCATCTGAAAACGGCCCTGGAACTGGTTCCCGAGCACCCGGTGGCGAGTAATGAATACGGCTTGTTGTTACGCAAAGCCGGACGATTTGCCGAAGCCCGGACGATCTACGAAAAGACGCTCGCGACCTTTCCCGATTATCATCCGGCTCGCAGAAATCTCGGGATTCTCTGCGACCTGTACCTGAATGACCAGGCATGTGCCCTTGAACAATACGAGATTTACAGCGAGGCCATGCCCAAGGATGAACAAGTCAAAATGTGGGTTGCCGACCTGCGCGCCCGCCTTAAGCGATAGGAGGTGAAATGAATCGGATATTGGTTCTCATCTTGTGGGTAAGCCTGGTTTCAGTCGTAACGGCCATGGCTGAAGACAACGAATCTGAACCCAAGGAGCTTTCGGGCATGTCCATCGTCGGCAATGATGAAGCCCCGAAATCCCTGTATATCGTTCCGTGGAAAAGCTCCGAAATGGGCGTGGAGACCAGTTTGCAAAGGATGTTGAACGAGGGTGACGTGCCGGTGGACCGAGACGTCTTCATGCGGCAGCTGGCCTTTTATGAAGTCAGCACCGCTCAATAACAAACTTCATTAATGGGAGGATTGAGTAATGGGATCTATCTATTCGATGGTCAAGTTTTTTCAAGAGGGTGGGATTTTCATGTGGCCCATACTGCTCGTGTTTGCAGTTGGAACAGCCATCGCGGTTGAGCGCTGGATCCACCTGAACCGCATCCGGAACGAGAATCGCAAAATGTGGAACCTGCTGCATCCGATGCTGGTTGAAGGCGAATTCGACAAGGCACGGGAGGTGGTCAACGACGACAAGTCCACCATCTCGCAGATGCTGGGCATGGGGCTGGCGCGCCAGGGCGCGGTGCGGCGTCGTGAAGACATCGAGATCGCCATGGAAGAGAGCATGATGGAGATCATCCCACAGCTCGAAAAACGAACTTCCTATTTGGCTCTGCTCGCGAACATTGCCACCCTGCTTGGGCTCCTGGGCACCATCATGGGTCTGATCGAGGCGTTCACCGCGGTGTCCAACGCGAACCCTGCCGAAAAGGCCGACCTGTTGTCCGCCAGCATATCGGTCGCCATGAACACCACGGCATTTGGTCTGATAACCGCAATACCTCTGCTGTTGATCCATGCCAAGGTCGCCTCC
The Desulfuromonadales bacterium DNA segment above includes these coding regions:
- a CDS encoding MotA/TolQ/ExbB proton channel family protein, whose protein sequence is MGSIYSMVKFFQEGGIFMWPILLVFAVGTAIAVERWIHLNRIRNENRKMWNLLHPMLVEGEFDKAREVVNDDKSTISQMLGMGLARQGAVRRREDIEIAMEESMMEIIPQLEKRTSYLALLANIATLLGLLGTIMGLIEAFTAVSNANPAEKADLLSASISVAMNTTAFGLITAIPLLLIHAKVASTTGQIIDSLEMASVKALNSISNSAKRQFQAG
- a CDS encoding tetratricopeptide repeat protein, producing the protein MFLGIVLSAIAGCAIVEKPKTEAVDKVPVLAAEPSVPAGPVVAPLMDGRTGFIITETPSMDAEGRRDFEHALAMMKNQDYEKAIELMEKVIERSPGVTAPYVDIAIAYKQIDQLEHAEKHLKTALELVPEHPVASNEYGLLLRKAGRFAEARTIYEKTLATFPDYHPARRNLGILCDLYLNDQACALEQYEIYSEAMPKDEQVKMWVADLRARLKR